Proteins encoded by one window of Planctomycetota bacterium:
- a CDS encoding formate dehydrogenase subunit alpha: protein GGLQWPCPDPGHAGTPILHKDRFTRGRGKFHAVEFIPPKELPDAQFPFLLSTGRILQHFHTGTMSRRSEVLDRLVSVGAIEIHPQDAARLGVADSQPVRVASRRGEITIQARVTDRVAPGTLFLAFHYRESPANRLTIAALDPVAKIPEFKVCAVRVEPSDAAEP from the coding sequence AGGCGGCCTCCAGTGGCCCTGCCCCGACCCGGGCCATGCAGGCACACCGATCCTCCACAAGGACCGCTTCACGCGGGGACGGGGGAAGTTCCACGCCGTCGAATTCATTCCGCCGAAAGAGTTGCCCGACGCCCAGTTCCCCTTCCTCCTTTCGACGGGCCGCATCCTCCAGCACTTCCACACGGGGACGATGTCGCGCCGCTCGGAGGTCCTCGACCGTTTGGTGTCGGTCGGGGCGATCGAGATTCATCCCCAGGACGCGGCGCGCCTCGGCGTCGCCGACTCCCAGCCCGTGCGCGTCGCCTCGCGCCGCGGCGAGATCACCATCCAGGCCCGCGTGACCGACCGCGTCGCGCCGGGGACGCTCTTCCTCGCCTTCCACTACCGCGAGTCGCCCGCCAACCGTCTGACCATTGCCGCGCTCGACCCCGTCGCGAAGATCCCCGAGTTCAAGGTCTGTGCGGTGCGGGTCGAACCTTCGGACGCAGCCGAGCCATGA